From one Rhopalosiphum padi isolate XX-2018 chromosome 2, ASM2088224v1, whole genome shotgun sequence genomic stretch:
- the LOC132923420 gene encoding 2-oxoisovalerate dehydrogenase subunit beta, mitochondrial has protein sequence MHTVINKYSLVCNATKNILCGCLKRHSSHFVYHPERISEELGKTSKKNMYQAINSAMDLVLSKDSNSVVFGEDVGFGGVFRCTSGLRERYGEDRVFNTPLCEQGIVGFGIGLAVAGTTAIAEIQFADYMFPALDQLVNEAAKYRYRSGNLFDCGKLTVRTPCSAVGHGALYHSQSPESFYAHSPGLKIVMPRSALTAKGLLLSCIRDPNPCIFFEPKIMYRLAVDDVPDDDYELPLGKADVLIEGKDITLIGWGTQVHVLLEVAEIANKDFGISCEVIDLVTILPWDKQTVANSVKKTGRAIVSHEAPLTGGFGAEISASIQEECFLHLESPIRRVTGYDTPFPHVFEQFYLPNKWKCLQAIKELVNY, from the exons ATGCAcactgttattaataaatattctttagtCTGCAATGctaccaaaaatatattgtgcGGCTGTCTCAAACGGCATTCGTCTCATTTCGTATATCACCCTGAACGGATTTCCGAAGAACTCG GTAAAACTAGTAAGAAGAATATGTATCAGGCAATCAATAGTGCCATGGATTTGGTACTCAGCAAAGATTCAAACAgcg ttgtatttgGCGAAGACGTAGGATTTGGTGGTGTATTTAGATGTACTAGTGGCCTGCGTGAACGATATGGCGAGGACCGCGTTTTTAATACACCACTCTGCGAACAAGGTATTGTTGGTTTTGGAATTGGTCTTGCTGTAGCCGGAACCACAGCAATTGCAGAAATTCAATTTGCAGATTACATGTTTCCTGCATTAGACCAA ttagtgAACGAAGCAGCAAAATATCGGTACCGTTCTGGTAATTTATTTGACTGTGGTAAATTAACTGTACGTACTCCTTGTTCTGCTGTTGGTCATGGAGCACTATATCATTCACAGAGTCCTGAAAGTTTTTATGCTCATTCACCTGGacttaaa atTGTTATGCCTCGCAGTGCACTAACAGCAAAAGGGTTACTTCTATCTTGTATACGTGATCCAAATCCGTGCATATTTTTTGAGCctaaaattatgtatagattAGCAGTTGACGATGTGCCTGATGATGATTATGAACTTCCATTAGGAAAAGCTGATGTGTTGATCGAGGGTAAAGACATAACATTAATTGGTTGGGGTACTCAAGTTCATGTGTTGCTTGAAGTCGCAGAAATAGCTAATAAAGATTTTGGAATTTCTTGTGAAGTAATTGATTTGGTGACCATTCTACCTTGGGATAAACAAACAGTGGCAAAC TCTGTGAAAAAAACTGGCCGTGCTATAGTGTCCCATGAAGCTCCCTTAACTGGTGGTTTTGGTGCTGAAATATCTGCTTCAAtacaa gaagAATGTTTTCTCCATTTAGAGTCTCCAATACGACGTGTGACAGGTTATGATACCCCATTTCCTCATGTTTTTGAACAGTTTTACTTACCAAACAAATGGAAATGTTTACAAGCCATTAAagaattagttaattattaa